A genome region from Dreissena polymorpha isolate Duluth1 chromosome 16, UMN_Dpol_1.0, whole genome shotgun sequence includes the following:
- the LOC127862197 gene encoding uncharacterized protein LOC127862197 isoform X1 codes for MAISIMYWSNYVESHVKLSRKSEASVESDRVLKFFMDELRVIRASVQASMKNTSYNVTIHLEPEDNGVIQSSTCQCPMREFKCHHVAAALLFGYKRASKTDIKCSWIKRPKSAPPKKTVTMAEMYPPNQPGYRALNRSVSDDDRTFIYKQLGQLGRFTALHWIMAEEPQTPDVPVPLLDDLMIHPEYLGAEDPRTWLRRQLLVSHEKVNQTAAATIGQRENALWAAVRKLRFTASNFGHILSAFDKKKLTVSLKKRLLSAYNLEKRAPVQWGVTHEQVCIAEYCKVGGVAVRPTGIWLHESGVLGASPDGFVEGVFRGLVHQQHGQATCSADIIEVKCPYTARDMTIQEACSSIKDFYLDQSSDGRLSLKQAHNYWHQIQGQLHITGTNTCDLVVWTNKDLQVIRIAKDHLWSVNLSKMIDFYFSSFLPSLYE; via the exons ATGGCTATATCAATAATGTACTGGTCTAACTACGTTGAATCGCACGTTAAATTAAGTCGAAAGAGTGAAGCATCGGTTGAAAGCGACAGGGTATTGAAATTCTTTATGGACGAACTGCGTGTAATCCGTGCCAGCGTCCAGGCTTCAAtgaaaaatacatcatacaaTGTTACG ATTCACCTTGAACCAGAGGACAATGGCGTGATACAATCATCGACGTGTCAGTGTCCAATGAGGGAATTCAAATGTCATCATGTGGCTGCTGCTTTACTGTTTGG ATACAAGAGAGCGAGCAAAACTGACATTAAGTGTTCCTGGATCAAGCGTCCGAAATCCGCACCACCCAAGAAAACTGTGACGATGGCTGAAATGTATCCACCAAATCAGCCTGGATACAG GGCTCTAAACAGATCTGTCTCAGATGATGACAgaacttttatttataaacaacttgGACAGTTGGGTCGCTTTACAG ctCTGCATTGGATTATGGCAGAGGAGCCACAGACACCGGATGTACCAGTGCCTCTCCTGGATGACTTGATGATCCATCCTGAATATCTGGGAGCTGAGGACCCCCGCACATGGCTGAGACGACAGTTGCTGGTGTCGCACGAAAAGGTCAACCAAACAGCTGCAGCAACTATTGGACAGAGGGAAAATGCCTTATGGGCAGCTGTTCGCAAGTTGAGATTTACCGCCTCTAACTTCGGACATATCTTGTCAGCGTTTGACAAAAAAAA ACTGACAGTGTCCTTGAAAAAAAGACTTCTGAGCGCGTATAACCTGGAAAAAAGGGCACCTGTGCAGTGGGGGGTAACACATGAGCAGGTGTGCATAGCTGAATACTGTAAGGTTGGAGGAGTCGCTGTACGCCCGACAG GAATTTGGCTGCATGAGTCTGGTGTCTTGGGTGCATCACCAGATGGTTTTGTCGAAGGCGTGTTTAGGGGTTTAGTTCATCAACAACATGGACAAGCAACATGTAGTGCAGACATCATAGAAGTAAAGTGCCCCTACACTGCCAGAGACATGACTATCCAGGAGGCGTGTTCATCTATCAAGGATTTCTACCTAG ATCAATCTTCTGATGGACGGCTTTCCCTCAAGCAAGCCCACAACTACTGGCATCAGATTCAAGGACAGCTACACATAACGGGAACTAATACATGCGATCTTGTTGTGTGGACAAATAAAGACTTGCAAGTGATCAGAATAGCAAAGGATCATTTGTGGTCGGTCAATCTgtcaaaaatgattgatttttatttttcgaGCTTTTTACCATCACTATACGAATAA
- the LOC127862195 gene encoding uncharacterized protein LOC127862195: MVYCFAIHCVHRTGGNGTCSLFRFPINPKEKKKWVDRCRRADRAVNGNDRICSCHFVDGKKENGPTIFEYQKKDLHFQEMNTPKRCKRPKLKEREDVKESIPVDVTTISQDHNYYTHDYRAYDDIDAELPTKSIQELEREIARLEGELGRMKLRPSKMSVQDIIGDNDKMLLYTSFPVDVFQVLVGVLKRLAPFNYYAGWTVTCFSLEDQLLITLMKLRLNCKDLDLAVRFDTSRGTVSNIINTYISVLHEILFEGILLKVGIPSQLKCKGSMPKSFEDFSSARIAMDATEIVQDVPCNMNHQTLSYSNYKSRHTVKAVTCVAPNGALVFCSDLYPGSTSDAAIVDHSKILEQLKPGDLILADKGFNIFDKLPAGVSLNIPPFLSSKGHFTKEEALLCFKIGRSRIHVERANERIKNYDILDHIPAQYRHLSTNIFQLCCCLVNLQAPLLKEIADKYEIDSN; the protein is encoded by the exons ATGGTGTATTGCTTTGCCATTCATTGTGTGCACAGGACTGGGGGCAATGGAAcatgtagtctgttcaggttcccCATAAACCCAAAGGAGAAGAAGAAATGGGTTGATAGATGCAG ACGAGCGGACAGAGCTGTCAACGGGAATGACCGGATATGCAGTTGTCATTTTGTAGATGGCAAGAAAGAAAATGGCCCAACCATTTTTGAATACCAGAAGAAAGATCTACATTTCCAAGAAATGAACACACCTAAAAG ATGCAAAAGGCCGAAGTTGAAGGAAAGGGAAGATGTGAAAGAAAGCATACCAGTAGATGTTACTACAATTTCCCAGGACCATAATTATTACACGCATGACTACAGGGCTTATGATGACATTGATGCTGAACTACCAACAAAATCTA TTCAAGAGTTAGAAAGGGAGATAGCCCGTCTAGAGGGTGAACTTGGCCGCATGAAATTGCGCCCATCCAAAATGTCGGTTCAGGACATTATTGGTGACAATGATAAg ATGCTGCTATACACATCTTTTCCTGTGGATGTCTTCCAAGTCCTGGTGGGTGTTCTGAAGAGGTTAGCTCCTTTCAACTACTATGCTGGCTGGACTGTTACCTGCTTCAGCCTAGAGGATCAACTATTAATCACCCTTATGAAATTACGTCTGAATTGTAAGGACTTAGATTTGGCAGTTAGATTTGATACAAGCAGAGGAACTGTTTCgaacattataaatacatatatttctgtgcttcatgaaatattgtttgaaggaATTTTACTTAAAGTAGGAATTCCAAGCCAACTCAAATGCAAGGGATCCATGCCGAAGTCATTTGAAGACTTTAGTTCTGCAAGAATTGCAATGGATGCTACAGAAATTGTGCAGGATGTTCCTTGTAACATGAACCATCAAACACTTTCTTATAGTAATTATAAAAGTAGACATACTGTAAAAGCTGTTACATGTGTTGCTCCAAATGGTGCATTAGTTTTTTGTTCAGATCTTTATCCAGGCTCTACATCAGATGCAGCTATTGTTGATCACTCGAAAATATTAGAGCAACTTAAACCAGGTGACTTGATTTTGGCTGATAAGGGCTtcaatatttttgataaacttcCTGCTGGAGTTTCTTTAAACATTCCTCCTTTTCTTTCTAGTAAAGGTCATTTCACAAAAGAGGAAGCTTTACTTTGCTTCAAAATTGGAAGGAGCCGAATTCATGTAGAAAGGGCAAACGAAAGgataaaaaattatgatattttagatcatattCCTGCACAATACAGACATTTATCGACAAACATTTTTCAATTGTGTTGTTGTCTTGTCAATCTTCAGGCTCCTCTTTTAAAGGAAATAGCAGATAAATATGAAATTGATTCAAACTAG
- the LOC127862197 gene encoding uncharacterized protein LOC127862197 isoform X2, whose amino-acid sequence MQIDLIFIGIHLEPEDNGVIQSSTCQCPMREFKCHHVAAALLFGYKRASKTDIKCSWIKRPKSAPPKKTVTMAEMYPPNQPGYRALNRSVSDDDRTFIYKQLGQLGRFTALHWIMAEEPQTPDVPVPLLDDLMIHPEYLGAEDPRTWLRRQLLVSHEKVNQTAAATIGQRENALWAAVRKLRFTASNFGHILSAFDKKKLTVSLKKRLLSAYNLEKRAPVQWGVTHEQVCIAEYCKVGGVAVRPTGIWLHESGVLGASPDGFVEGVFRGLVHQQHGQATCSADIIEVKCPYTARDMTIQEACSSIKDFYLDQSSDGRLSLKQAHNYWHQIQGQLHITGTNTCDLVVWTNKDLQVIRIAKDHLWSVNLSKMIDFYFSSFLPSLYE is encoded by the exons atgcaaatcgacctcatatttatagga ATTCACCTTGAACCAGAGGACAATGGCGTGATACAATCATCGACGTGTCAGTGTCCAATGAGGGAATTCAAATGTCATCATGTGGCTGCTGCTTTACTGTTTGG ATACAAGAGAGCGAGCAAAACTGACATTAAGTGTTCCTGGATCAAGCGTCCGAAATCCGCACCACCCAAGAAAACTGTGACGATGGCTGAAATGTATCCACCAAATCAGCCTGGATACAG GGCTCTAAACAGATCTGTCTCAGATGATGACAgaacttttatttataaacaacttgGACAGTTGGGTCGCTTTACAG ctCTGCATTGGATTATGGCAGAGGAGCCACAGACACCGGATGTACCAGTGCCTCTCCTGGATGACTTGATGATCCATCCTGAATATCTGGGAGCTGAGGACCCCCGCACATGGCTGAGACGACAGTTGCTGGTGTCGCACGAAAAGGTCAACCAAACAGCTGCAGCAACTATTGGACAGAGGGAAAATGCCTTATGGGCAGCTGTTCGCAAGTTGAGATTTACCGCCTCTAACTTCGGACATATCTTGTCAGCGTTTGACAAAAAAAA ACTGACAGTGTCCTTGAAAAAAAGACTTCTGAGCGCGTATAACCTGGAAAAAAGGGCACCTGTGCAGTGGGGGGTAACACATGAGCAGGTGTGCATAGCTGAATACTGTAAGGTTGGAGGAGTCGCTGTACGCCCGACAG GAATTTGGCTGCATGAGTCTGGTGTCTTGGGTGCATCACCAGATGGTTTTGTCGAAGGCGTGTTTAGGGGTTTAGTTCATCAACAACATGGACAAGCAACATGTAGTGCAGACATCATAGAAGTAAAGTGCCCCTACACTGCCAGAGACATGACTATCCAGGAGGCGTGTTCATCTATCAAGGATTTCTACCTAG ATCAATCTTCTGATGGACGGCTTTCCCTCAAGCAAGCCCACAACTACTGGCATCAGATTCAAGGACAGCTACACATAACGGGAACTAATACATGCGATCTTGTTGTGTGGACAAATAAAGACTTGCAAGTGATCAGAATAGCAAAGGATCATTTGTGGTCGGTCAATCTgtcaaaaatgattgatttttatttttcgaGCTTTTTACCATCACTATACGAATAA
- the LOC127862197 gene encoding uncharacterized protein LOC127862197 isoform X3 — protein sequence MREFKCHHVAAALLFGYKRASKTDIKCSWIKRPKSAPPKKTVTMAEMYPPNQPGYRALNRSVSDDDRTFIYKQLGQLGRFTALHWIMAEEPQTPDVPVPLLDDLMIHPEYLGAEDPRTWLRRQLLVSHEKVNQTAAATIGQRENALWAAVRKLRFTASNFGHILSAFDKKKLTVSLKKRLLSAYNLEKRAPVQWGVTHEQVCIAEYCKVGGVAVRPTGIWLHESGVLGASPDGFVEGVFRGLVHQQHGQATCSADIIEVKCPYTARDMTIQEACSSIKDFYLDQSSDGRLSLKQAHNYWHQIQGQLHITGTNTCDLVVWTNKDLQVIRIAKDHLWSVNLSKMIDFYFSSFLPSLYE from the exons ATGAGGGAATTCAAATGTCATCATGTGGCTGCTGCTTTACTGTTTGG ATACAAGAGAGCGAGCAAAACTGACATTAAGTGTTCCTGGATCAAGCGTCCGAAATCCGCACCACCCAAGAAAACTGTGACGATGGCTGAAATGTATCCACCAAATCAGCCTGGATACAG GGCTCTAAACAGATCTGTCTCAGATGATGACAgaacttttatttataaacaacttgGACAGTTGGGTCGCTTTACAG ctCTGCATTGGATTATGGCAGAGGAGCCACAGACACCGGATGTACCAGTGCCTCTCCTGGATGACTTGATGATCCATCCTGAATATCTGGGAGCTGAGGACCCCCGCACATGGCTGAGACGACAGTTGCTGGTGTCGCACGAAAAGGTCAACCAAACAGCTGCAGCAACTATTGGACAGAGGGAAAATGCCTTATGGGCAGCTGTTCGCAAGTTGAGATTTACCGCCTCTAACTTCGGACATATCTTGTCAGCGTTTGACAAAAAAAA ACTGACAGTGTCCTTGAAAAAAAGACTTCTGAGCGCGTATAACCTGGAAAAAAGGGCACCTGTGCAGTGGGGGGTAACACATGAGCAGGTGTGCATAGCTGAATACTGTAAGGTTGGAGGAGTCGCTGTACGCCCGACAG GAATTTGGCTGCATGAGTCTGGTGTCTTGGGTGCATCACCAGATGGTTTTGTCGAAGGCGTGTTTAGGGGTTTAGTTCATCAACAACATGGACAAGCAACATGTAGTGCAGACATCATAGAAGTAAAGTGCCCCTACACTGCCAGAGACATGACTATCCAGGAGGCGTGTTCATCTATCAAGGATTTCTACCTAG ATCAATCTTCTGATGGACGGCTTTCCCTCAAGCAAGCCCACAACTACTGGCATCAGATTCAAGGACAGCTACACATAACGGGAACTAATACATGCGATCTTGTTGTGTGGACAAATAAAGACTTGCAAGTGATCAGAATAGCAAAGGATCATTTGTGGTCGGTCAATCTgtcaaaaatgattgatttttatttttcgaGCTTTTTACCATCACTATACGAATAA